ATATTTATTTTCCTCCACGAACTGATGTATACTTTTTATCTCCTCCTCTTCTTCACGTGTAGGTATAATGTTTTTAGGAGGCTTTATCTTTACTCTCTTTTTTAAAACTATAAGAGTATAACCGTTTGCATGATATGTGGTTTTTATATCGCTCTTTTTTAGTTTAAGTTTTTTTAGTTGTTTTATAAACTCTTTATCATCAGTAACTTTTGGTAAAATTATCAGTATACTCAATTTAGTTCCTTTAGGGCACCTCTAAAATTAGTTTGAGTATTATTTTATTACAAAGGCGGAATTTATGCAAAAAAACATTTTCGTTGCGGCATTTGAAGATTTTATGACAACAAAATTTCTAACTTTGACGTTAGCACCCTTTTTTATAACTTTGCTTATCTTTTCAGGTCTAATTTTCGGAGCAGGAAGCGAATTTTTCGATATACTAAATCAACTTAGCCAAAATCCGGATGCTATCAACGATCCCCAAATCAAAGAGTTTGTACAAGAATACCCTATAATCTCGACAATTGCGGGAAGTTTTATTTTCCACGCAATAACGGGAGTTATTTTTGGAATATTGGGAACAGGACTTGCGATTTTGGCATCTACGGCCGTAGCGCTTATCATAGTAGGTTTCTTTACGCCTATAATCGTAAAAGAGATTCACAAAAGACACTACTCTTACATACCAAAAGAGGGAGGAGTAGATTTTATCTCATATATAGTATTGAGTGTTAAATCTATCTTGAAATTTATAGCTGTTTTTTTTATATCAATATTTTTATATTTTATACCGCTTTTAAATCTCATAGCTTTAAATATCCCTTTTTATTATCTCTTTTCATCTTTGTTGACTCTTGATGTGGGAGGAGAGATCTTAACCAAAGAGGAGCTTCAAAGAGTACTGAATGAGAGAAAAAAGGAGATTTTAGGATCAACGTTTATCTTATATCTAATATCTCTAATCCCTTTTGCGGGTATGCTTTTGCAAGTATATTTCGTTTCTGTTTTAGCTCACCAATTTTTTAGAATAAAAGCCGACTTTTTAGATAAAAAACCGAAAGAGACTATAGAGGCCGAAATAGTGGAGTAAACTATATTCCCTTTTCAAGACCTATTAATATCTCTTCGATATCTATATCGTAGATCTTAAAACCTTTATATTTTTTCAAAAGTCCGGATTTTGCATTTTTTAGCTCAACAGGATCCACACCGTTATGAATGGAGGCGGCGGCCTCTATAAAAGCTCCCAAGTGATCGGCAACTTTTATCAAAGAGCCGTCAACACCGTTATAACTGTCTGTATTGTATTTTTTTATCATAAGCTCTTTATCTTCCACTTTTTCCAAAACACCATCAACAAATATTCTGTCGCTAAACTCATCTTTTATAAAGTACCCCATCTCTTCTCTAAGATAAGGAGGCAAAAGAGGAAGAAGCCTCTCTTCAATAACTCTCTCTTCATACTCTTTTAAAATCTTATCAAGCCCTTCTACTCCATATTTAACCGGGCTTATGATATCTCTCGTAAGAGCTTCGGCTAAATCGTGAAATAAAGCGGTAAAAAAATTGTTGTAAAACTTTTTATCACAAGCGCCGTACTCAATACTTAAAAGATATGTTAAAACAGCTACAAAAAACATATGTCCCAAAACGGAGGTTTGAGGGATTCTTGGAGTTTTTGCCCACCTTTTTTGAAATCTAAGCATCGCACAGATTTCAAGAAAACTTTTGCTTTTTATACCAAGTTCTAGTCTCCTAACACCCGTCAAATCCAGATAATCTTCAACTTGAGAGTCGATTTTCTCTTTTATCTCTTGTACACCTACGGCTTTTGGATAAAAATCGTAAATGATCCCAAACTCCCATCTACTAGCCAAAAAGTGAGCCGCGTTTAGCACCCTTCTCTCTAACTCCTGCGGATTGGAAGAGATATAATCTTCAAATTTGCTTTTTACTTTGTCATCAACAATCTCAAACAAAACTTTTTTAACATATTCATCAAGCTCTTTTTTCTTATGTTTTTGAAGATAATGAAACACAGGAGGCTTTAGATCCGTTACTACGGCTCTATACATAAACTCTACCACACCATAATCAATAAGCCTTCGCCAATCTATAGATACTGAGTTTTCACTCTCCTCTATTCTACCTAAAAGCCAGGCAATAACCATTTTATGAGACTGTTTATCAAGTTCTACAAAATCAACCGGTCTTATCTGATCGTTCCATCTGTCAATGCTTGCAGTAGAAAAAAGAAGATATAAAAATTTTGGATTTATCATAAAAGTTCCTTGGTGACTCTACTTAAAAACTTTTATCTCAATCTCGTCAAAAAATGTTTTTGCATCGGCTTTTGTCAAAATTCCAGCCCCGCCGCTGTGGGTTATAGTACTATCTTTAATATCGGCTATCTTTTTTCCGTTTAAAAAAACTTCAATCTCATCGTCGCAAAAAACAACTCTTAATCTTTGCCAACCATCTTTAAGATCAATTTTTTTAGAGTATATCTTTTTAGATTCGCCGTTTTTTAAGGCCTTGAGTATAAATTCTTTGTTTAAAGGATCTATCATAGCTATATAGTAGTTTTTTCTATCTCTCATTCTCCATATAATCGCTCCTCCTTGATTCTCTCTTCCCTTATCGGCTTTAATTTTCGCTTCAATAGCGCCGTTTA
This Nitrosophilus labii DNA region includes the following protein-coding sequences:
- a CDS encoding EI24 domain-containing protein, which produces MQKNIFVAAFEDFMTTKFLTLTLAPFFITLLIFSGLIFGAGSEFFDILNQLSQNPDAINDPQIKEFVQEYPIISTIAGSFIFHAITGVIFGILGTGLAILASTAVALIIVGFFTPIIVKEIHKRHYSYIPKEGGVDFISYIVLSVKSILKFIAVFFISIFLYFIPLLNLIALNIPFYYLFSSLLTLDVGGEILTKEELQRVLNERKKEILGSTFILYLISLIPFAGMLLQVYFVSVLAHQFFRIKADFLDKKPKETIEAEIVE
- a CDS encoding HD domain-containing protein, with protein sequence MINPKFLYLLFSTASIDRWNDQIRPVDFVELDKQSHKMVIAWLLGRIEESENSVSIDWRRLIDYGVVEFMYRAVVTDLKPPVFHYLQKHKKKELDEYVKKVLFEIVDDKVKSKFEDYISSNPQELERRVLNAAHFLASRWEFGIIYDFYPKAVGVQEIKEKIDSQVEDYLDLTGVRRLELGIKSKSFLEICAMLRFQKRWAKTPRIPQTSVLGHMFFVAVLTYLLSIEYGACDKKFYNNFFTALFHDLAEALTRDIISPVKYGVEGLDKILKEYEERVIEERLLPLLPPYLREEMGYFIKDEFSDRIFVDGVLEKVEDKELMIKKYNTDSYNGVDGSLIKVADHLGAFIEAAASIHNGVDPVELKNAKSGLLKKYKGFKIYDIDIEEILIGLEKGI
- a CDS encoding family 16 glycoside hydrolase, which produces MKKWVLLIMTVSLLFASECKEVKEVLKQDFESTKIGDIPEGWMMGATGQKSLGIWEVVEGKSVYMRYPRGSSGEQFNLLYTKDVYFLNGAIEAKIKADKGRENQGGAIIWRMRDRKNYYIAMIDPLNKEFILKALKNGESKKIYSKKIDLKDGWQRLRVVFCDDEIEVFLNGKKIADIKDSTITHSGGAGILTKADAKTFFDEIEIKVFK